In one window of Deltaproteobacteria bacterium DNA:
- a CDS encoding methyltransferase domain-containing protein, which translates to MLDPAVLRAREYFPRGLSQPDAGFRFSLDALLLAAFARQGASRVLDLGTGCGVVGLAWALIHPDSFVVGLDANPAMLVHARENARRLGLAGRFAAVRADVARPGGFRPESMDLVLCNPPYRDPGTGRVCPHVGKNAARFESGAVLADFIRATAFVLRNRKPCAFIHLAERVDDLLGLLSEHRLRPKELLFVHPKPDVLARLVLVLAVKNGGPGLTVAAPLVLHGEAGLTAQALAFCPWLACNSR; encoded by the coding sequence ATGCTCGATCCGGCGGTGCTTCGGGCCAGGGAGTACTTCCCGCGCGGCCTGTCCCAGCCGGATGCGGGTTTTCGTTTTTCTCTCGACGCCCTGCTTTTGGCGGCTTTCGCGCGGCAGGGCGCAAGCCGGGTGCTTGATCTGGGAACCGGATGCGGGGTGGTGGGGCTGGCCTGGGCCCTGATCCACCCCGATTCGTTTGTGGTCGGGCTGGACGCAAATCCCGCCATGCTGGTTCATGCCCGCGAAAACGCCCGGCGCTTGGGCTTGGCTGGGCGTTTTGCCGCCGTGCGGGCCGATGTGGCCCGGCCCGGCGGGTTCAGGCCCGAAAGCATGGATCTGGTGCTCTGCAATCCGCCGTATCGTGATCCCGGCACGGGCCGGGTGTGTCCTCATGTCGGAAAAAACGCGGCCCGTTTTGAGAGTGGCGCGGTTTTGGCCGACTTTATCCGCGCCACCGCCTTTGTCCTGCGCAATCGAAAACCCTGCGCTTTCATCCATCTGGCCGAGCGCGTCGATGACCTGCTCGGCCTTTTGTCCGAGCACCGATTGCGGCCCAAGGAGCTGCTCTTCGTGCATCCCAAGCCTGACGTTTTGGCCCGGCTGGTTCTGGTTCTGGCCGTCAAGAACGGCGGGCCGGGCCTGACCGTGGCCGCGCCCCTGGTCTTGCACGGCGAGGCCGGCCTTACCGCCCAAGCCCTGGCGTTTTGTCCGTGGCTGG